The Armatimonadota bacterium genome includes a region encoding these proteins:
- a CDS encoding CehA/McbA family metallohydrolase yields the protein MSATSPFVNPFESSGNWYKANLHTHTTTSDGGFSVQERIQQYHEKGYSILAITDHDRTNDVSALSTDEFLVISGTETHPNCPGADPYHFVFLNVPYGFDCLNEPNPNARIKMAREAGGEAIICHPYWCGHNINHLMKISGAIALEVYNATCTKIGKGFSSVQWDDLLDAGIILPAVAVDDAHRGRDIFMGWTWFKAENLTAEAVMEALRTGCFYSSCGPIIEDARVCDGKVIVKCSPASEVHFIAQRSHGLSIYSDGEGPITNAEIPLRDSWRYLRVEIVDFQGNRAWTNPLVVR from the coding sequence GTGAGTGCAACATCGCCATTTGTAAATCCTTTCGAAAGCAGTGGAAATTGGTATAAAGCCAACTTGCACACCCACACAACCACGTCGGACGGGGGGTTTAGCGTGCAGGAGCGCATCCAACAGTACCACGAGAAAGGGTACTCCATCCTTGCTATCACCGACCACGACCGAACGAACGATGTCTCAGCTCTTTCGACGGATGAGTTTCTCGTTATCTCTGGAACGGAGACACATCCGAATTGTCCAGGTGCTGACCCGTATCACTTCGTTTTCTTAAACGTTCCATATGGTTTTGATTGCTTAAATGAACCTAATCCAAATGCTCGGATAAAAATGGCGCGCGAGGCGGGCGGAGAGGCGATTATCTGCCATCCATATTGGTGCGGCCACAATATAAACCACCTAATGAAGATTAGCGGGGCAATCGCCTTGGAGGTCTATAATGCTACATGCACAAAAATCGGCAAAGGGTTCAGCTCTGTTCAGTGGGATGACTTGCTCGACGCCGGGATTATCCTTCCTGCAGTAGCTGTTGACGATGCACACCGAGGCAGGGACATCTTTATGGGCTGGACGTGGTTCAAGGCTGAGAATCTTACTGCCGAGGCTGTTATGGAAGCACTTCGTACAGGATGCTTCTATTCCTCATGCGGTCCTATCATAGAAGATGCTCGGGTTTGCGATGGAAAGGTGATTGTAAAGTGCTCGCCAGCCTCCGAGGTACATTTCATTGCCCAGAGGTCACACGGCTTAAGCATCTACAGCGACGGCGAGGGGCCAATTACCAACGCAGAAATTCCTTTGCGCGATAGCTGGCGGTATCTTCGCGTAGAAATCGTTGATTTTCAGGGAAATCGCGCATGGACCAATCCACTTGTTGTTAGGTAG
- a CDS encoding PQQ-binding-like beta-propeller repeat protein produces the protein MPRRLIVCVITLFALLSMAVAFAQDNSPPPLPPLPPEQGVGADEALPPMPPPPPPPVPKQKPPADEAKEVLPKPPAENGNNGLPGSTDVQTENLAPSFPSSGAKWPMFKGNAAHTGYTEEQLTFPLKLAWRHVTERFLENPSSPAIADGVAYFCSNGRIYAVNVETGSLKWRYPEESLTASIKTSPLIGDDLVYFAAGDGNLYAIDKETGTLKWTFRTKGGIVSSPVLVDGVIYIGATDNNLYALDAATGALKWPGGFRTGDDVLCSPAVAEGLVYFVSNDMVLYAAYTASGKLKWSVRIGSATRNSTPVVAENTVYVGGGVILHAFQAQSGRLRWAVNLPTDISTVPAFANGTIYVGCRDGKVYALTSAGKFKWSAPPDLGAPIYGSPIVAGNTVIVGGRKGVLAAIDGTTGEIKWKYILGPTISEAGSLIQVNITAAPAVCDGTLYVVGDDGSLNAFRADAPDSTPPVVEAVKPSRDSVLPGMPPVEFAALVTDPGSGINPKSISMLLDGEAVDYKFAAERGIIWYKTVRQQPITPLKDGRHIVTLSLEDWSGNKTTEQWSFFVDNRLRLAPKPKPSGTETSGTGEGPPPGAAPGEGPPPGYR, from the coding sequence ATGCCCAGAAGGCTAATCGTCTGCGTTATAACCTTATTTGCTCTTTTATCCATGGCTGTAGCCTTTGCACAGGATAACTCACCACCGCCGCTCCCGCCACTTCCCCCTGAACAAGGCGTTGGGGCTGATGAGGCACTGCCGCCCATGCCGCCGCCTCCTCCGCCACCCGTGCCCAAGCAGAAGCCCCCTGCCGATGAAGCAAAAGAGGTTTTGCCAAAGCCTCCGGCCGAAAATGGCAACAATGGTTTGCCTGGTTCAACCGATGTGCAAACAGAAAATCTTGCGCCATCTTTCCCAAGCTCTGGTGCGAAGTGGCCAATGTTCAAAGGTAACGCGGCGCATACAGGATATACCGAAGAACAGCTTACATTCCCGCTCAAGCTCGCCTGGCGCCATGTAACGGAGAGGTTTCTTGAAAATCCGTCTTCGCCTGCAATTGCCGACGGAGTTGCCTATTTCTGTTCGAATGGAAGAATATACGCTGTAAATGTGGAAACCGGTTCGCTCAAATGGAGATATCCTGAGGAGAGCCTAACCGCCAGCATAAAGACATCTCCGCTGATAGGTGATGATTTAGTCTACTTCGCCGCTGGGGATGGAAATCTTTATGCCATTGACAAAGAAACCGGCACTCTGAAGTGGACGTTCCGCACAAAAGGAGGCATTGTTTCATCTCCCGTTCTTGTTGATGGTGTTATCTACATTGGGGCAACTGACAACAACCTTTATGCTTTGGATGCGGCTACCGGCGCACTGAAATGGCCAGGTGGCTTTCGTACGGGCGATGATGTTCTATGCTCGCCAGCAGTGGCAGAAGGGTTGGTTTATTTTGTATCAAATGACATGGTTCTGTACGCCGCTTATACTGCCAGCGGCAAGCTCAAATGGTCGGTTAGGATAGGCAGTGCAACCAGAAATTCAACGCCTGTCGTAGCCGAAAACACTGTATATGTTGGCGGCGGTGTAATCCTCCATGCTTTCCAGGCGCAAAGCGGACGCTTGAGGTGGGCGGTCAACCTCCCCACAGATATTTCGACAGTTCCTGCATTTGCAAACGGAACCATTTATGTTGGATGCAGGGACGGCAAAGTCTACGCGCTCACGTCGGCTGGCAAATTTAAATGGAGTGCTCCTCCCGACCTAGGTGCCCCCATTTATGGGTCTCCTATAGTGGCTGGAAACACCGTGATAGTTGGCGGGAGGAAAGGCGTTTTGGCGGCGATTGACGGAACCACGGGCGAAATCAAGTGGAAGTACATTTTGGGACCAACCATCTCGGAAGCCGGCTCGCTTATACAGGTGAATATAACCGCGGCGCCGGCCGTTTGCGATGGAACACTCTATGTCGTGGGGGATGATGGGTCTCTCAACGCATTCCGCGCTGACGCCCCTGACAGCACACCGCCGGTGGTCGAAGCCGTGAAACCTTCGCGAGACAGCGTTCTGCCCGGAATGCCGCCCGTGGAGTTTGCCGCTCTCGTTACCGACCCTGGTAGCGGGATAAACCCAAAGAGCATTTCAATGTTGCTTGATGGAGAAGCTGTTGATTATAAGTTTGCGGCAGAGCGAGGCATAATTTGGTATAAAACAGTTAGACAGCAGCCAATCACTCCTCTTAAAGATGGCCGCCATATTGTTACTCTTTCGCTTGAAGACTGGAGTGGAAACAAGACTACCGAGCAGTGGAGCTTCTTTGTAGACAACAGACTGCGTTTGGCTCCCAAGCCAAAGCCAAGTGGCACGGAGACTAGCGGAACGGGCGAAGGCCCGCCGCCAGGGGCCGCTCCCGGGGAAGGCCCGCCCCCAGGATATCGCTAG
- a CDS encoding LacI family transcriptional regulator, with the protein MLPTIKDVAKFAGVSTATVSRVLNGADSVSEETRIRVERAIADLGYRYNALARGLKKRRTGLLGHIVPSIAGPVSPALARAVEDQAQKFGYNVILCNSYDSIEKERAYIDILLERRADGIVMSSPILPEHITFLRERGVPLAIIERRMETTGFYYVEPDNLKGARGAVEYLIKLGHRRIAMITGPMHTLISRMRVKGYADALGDAGIPVDPDLKAEGDYTRASGFQAMQKFLEMKSRPTAVFAANDAMAIGAMQAARQAGLRIPEDISFIGFDDTYAELTIPQLTSVHQPLYEIGVLAAKLVVAQIQGNADQFRMENILPCYLKERESCAPAPES; encoded by the coding sequence GTGCTGCCAACTATCAAGGATGTTGCAAAGTTCGCTGGGGTGTCTACCGCCACCGTATCTCGCGTGCTCAACGGTGCGGATTCCGTTTCGGAGGAAACGAGAATTCGCGTCGAGCGTGCCATTGCCGATCTTGGATATCGCTATAATGCCCTTGCGCGCGGCTTAAAGAAGCGGCGGACAGGACTCCTTGGCCACATCGTTCCCAGTATTGCAGGACCAGTAAGCCCCGCTCTTGCTAGGGCAGTAGAGGACCAAGCTCAAAAGTTTGGATATAATGTCATCCTCTGCAACTCGTACGACAGCATAGAGAAGGAGCGGGCATATATAGATATCCTTCTCGAACGACGAGCCGATGGTATAGTAATGTCGTCGCCAATACTGCCAGAGCACATAACTTTTCTTCGAGAACGCGGGGTGCCTCTTGCGATTATCGAAAGAAGAATGGAGACCACCGGTTTCTATTATGTTGAGCCCGACAATCTCAAAGGCGCCCGAGGTGCCGTCGAATATCTCATCAAGCTGGGACACAGGCGCATTGCTATGATAACTGGGCCAATGCACACGCTAATCTCGCGAATGAGGGTGAAGGGCTATGCAGATGCTCTTGGGGATGCAGGCATTCCAGTAGACCCTGATTTAAAAGCCGAGGGCGACTACACTAGGGCATCTGGCTTCCAGGCTATGCAGAAGTTTCTCGAAATGAAGTCCAGACCAACGGCTGTTTTTGCCGCAAACGACGCAATGGCAATTGGAGCAATGCAAGCCGCACGTCAGGCTGGCCTCAGAATACCGGAGGATATCTCGTTTATCGGCTTTGACGATACTTACGCCGAATTGACTATTCCTCAGCTCACCAGCGTTCACCAGCCGCTTTATGAGATTGGCGTCCTTGCGGCTAAGCTGGTCGTAGCTCAAATCCAAGGGAACGCGGACCAATTCCGAATGGAAAATATCCTTCCATGCTACTTGAAAGAGCGCGAATCTTGTGCCCCAGCTCCGGAGAGTTAA